TTTCCAGTACGAATGTAAAAGGGGACTCCTGCCCAACGGAAATTATCAATTAAAAGTTTACCTGCCACGAATGTTTCAGTTGAAGATTGAGGATCAACATTACTTTCCTGACGATAACCATTTACATTTTCTTCATTAATAATCCCTGGACCATATTGTCCTCTAACAAAATATTTTTCAACATCCGTGCTCTCTAACGGCCGAAGTGCTCGTAAAGCTTTGATTTTTTCACTACGTACTTCGTCTGTTGTTAAGCGGATTGGTGGTTCCATTGCTAGTAAGGCAACCATTTGTAGCATATGGTTTTGTACCATGTCACGTAGGGCACCACTTTGATCGTAATATCCTCCGCGATCTTCTACTCCAAGTAATTCACTAGAAGTAATTTGAACATTAGAGATATAGCGGTTATTCCATAATGGTTCAAACATTGCATTAGCAAAACGAATCACTTCAATATTTTGGACCATTTCTTTACCAAGGTAATGGTCAATACGATAAATAGCACTTTCATCAAATGCTTCACGAAGTTCATCATTTAGTTTTTGGGCAGATTCTAAATTATGTCCAAATGGCTTTTCGATAATAAGGCGATTCCAGCCGCTCGTGTTTGTCACACCTTCTGACTTTAATTGCGACGCAATTGTACCGAAGAATTGAGGAGCCATCGCCATGTAAAAAATGCGATTTCCAGGAATGCTGAATGTCTCCTCTAATTGACTTAATAATTCATTTAGCTCTTGATAAGAGGCAACATTTGTTACATCAAAAGACAAGTAGTGGAAATGGTTAAGAAATTCGTCCAATTCATTGTCGTCAACATTCATATTTGCGTCATGGATTGAATTAGCGACATTCTCTCTGAAAACTTCATTTGTCCATGGACGTCGAGCGGCACCGATGATGGCGAAGTTGTTTGAAAGCTTCCCCTTTTTATATAAGTTATATATTGAAGGGTAGAGCTTTCTCTTCGCTAAGTCTCCGGTTGCACCAAAAATGATAATTGAACACTTTCTATCTTCAGTTGTCAAAATAAACCCTCTTTTCTATAAAACATTTTCTTTTAATTAGACTATCCCAACTTGCGGCGTTGTATTTCTATAATGACATTAAAAGGTTGAAACCCAAGAAAAAGAATAACATAATAGGCGGAAATGCTCTAGTTATAGACATTGTTAGGAAGATTTAATAATTTTAGGCCTGTTAATCTTCATTGTTGATTTTCAAAAATCACGAGACGCCTGCGGGAAAGCAAGAGCTGAAGATCCATCGGGGTGCTTTTTCCCGATTAGCTGAAGCCTTACCCGCGGCAAAGAAGACACCGTGAATGCAAACGAAGTGAAGCATAAGCGGATGTCGAACTTGTGCCTAGAGGTGCAAGCGAGTGTAATTTTGTAAAATCAACACTAGCCTTTAACAAAGCCTAATTTTAAAAACACTTTATTAAAAAGAATTTGTATCGTTGGTTCATATGATCAGTCTGATCGAAGGTGAAACATTTCTCGTGCGTTCTCGTAGATAATAAGATATATGAATGATTATGGTGAAATTTATACATCTTTCTTGCTTTTTGCCGTAAAATAAAGATTTAGGAGGTGACAATATGTCGAAAAAGAGAGTCGTGTTTAGTTTTTTGTTTGTTGTTTCGGTATTTGTCATTGGTTTTACACTATATCTAGGAATTATTCTATTTGGTAATTATGTAATAGACGATAAACAATTAGTTATGAATGCAGCAACAACGATTGAAGATCCGAATGGAGAAGAAATTACGAAATTATTTGTTGAAAACAGGCAAATGGTCTCACTAGAGGAAGTGCCCGAACATGTCCTTCATGCATTTCTTTCTGTAGAAGATCACCGTTTTTATGATCATCAAGGTGTTGATTTCAGAGCGATTGGACGAGCATTATATCGTGATATCATAGCGAGGTCGAAAGTAGAAGGCGGCAGTACAATTACACAACAGCTAGCGAAAAATACGTTTTTATCTCATGAAAAAACGTGGCTGAGGAAAACGAAGGAAGTACTTATTGCCATCAATTTGGAACGTGAATATTCAAAGGATGATATTTTAGAAATGTACTTAAACCGAATTTATTTCGGTCATGGTGCTCACGGAATCCAAGCAGCAAGCCAGTTATATTTTGATAAACATGTAAGTGAGCTAACAATAGACGAAGGT
The Bacillus shivajii DNA segment above includes these coding regions:
- the zwf gene encoding glucose-6-phosphate dehydrogenase — protein: MLTTEDRKCSIIIFGATGDLAKRKLYPSIYNLYKKGKLSNNFAIIGAARRPWTNEVFRENVANSIHDANMNVDDNELDEFLNHFHYLSFDVTNVASYQELNELLSQLEETFSIPGNRIFYMAMAPQFFGTIASQLKSEGVTNTSGWNRLIIEKPFGHNLESAQKLNDELREAFDESAIYRIDHYLGKEMVQNIEVIRFANAMFEPLWNNRYISNVQITSSELLGVEDRGGYYDQSGALRDMVQNHMLQMVALLAMEPPIRLTTDEVRSEKIKALRALRPLESTDVEKYFVRGQYGPGIINEENVNGYRQESNVDPQSSTETFVAGKLLIDNFRWAGVPFYIRTGKRMTGKSTKIVIQFKELPMNLYYKSDDEKHPNLLIIHIQPDEGISIVLNGKKIGLSEGTTPVKLDYCSDCPDSINTPEAYEKLLYDCIIGDGTNFTHWDEVALSWNFVDKISNVWESTPAGDFPNYESGSMGPKVSDKLLAEDGFHWWPVIDDSAYSI